One window from the genome of Cryptomeria japonica chromosome 6, Sugi_1.0, whole genome shotgun sequence encodes:
- the LOC131052801 gene encoding uncharacterized protein LOC131052801, producing the protein MGNCIQSRVCAETGDQIIKVMRMDGTILEYIPPLLVRDLLMEGDYQKDHMLVHSENADLALPHDHKLEGGNLYHLIPSHIKDHKAFSAQNDRAHGTGKEAAVQVENGIRLKIVVSKQELKALLSDGCGKEKLVEQLLLKQLQSSIQQQDFDVASRRWRPSLEKIPEIN; encoded by the coding sequence ATGGGAAACTGCATACAATCTAGGGTTTGTGCAGAAACAGGAGATCAGATCATAAAAGTAATGAGAATGGATGGAACAATACTGGAATACATCCCTCCTCTTCTAGTCAGAGATCTTCTAATGGAGGGTGACTACCAGAAGGATCATATGCTTGTTCACTCAGAGAATGCCGATCTTGCTCTTCCCCATGATCATAAATTGGAGGGAGGAAATCTTTATCACCTCATTCCTTCACATATTAAAGATCATAAAGCATTTTCAGCACAGAATGATAGAGCCCATGGGACAGGCAAGGAAGCAGCAGTTCAGGTAGAAAATGGCATTAGGCTCAAAATTGTGGTGTCAAAACAGGAGCTGAAGGCTCTGCTTTCAGATGGTTGTGGGAAGGAGAAATTAGTGGAGCAGCTTCTTCTGAAGCAGCTTCAGTCCAGCATTCAACAACAAgattttgatgtcgcaagcagaaGATGGAGACCCTCTTTGGAGAAAATTCCAGAGATCAATTAG